A genome region from Geobacter pickeringii includes the following:
- a CDS encoding response regulator yields MEKLRILVVDDSELVLAMARDALEEAGYEVITAANGIEANTYIFSRNKPDLIILDVMLPMLDGNKKAKLLREKDFSREIPIVLLSSKSEEELRRLVTESGGDAYVHKPFTPWQLVTTVRKVLESRRR; encoded by the coding sequence GTGGAAAAACTCAGGATCCTCGTGGTAGACGACAGCGAACTGGTGCTCGCCATGGCGCGCGACGCCCTCGAGGAGGCAGGCTACGAGGTGATTACCGCGGCCAACGGCATCGAGGCGAACACCTATATCTTTTCCCGCAACAAGCCGGACCTGATCATCCTCGACGTGATGCTGCCGATGCTGGACGGCAACAAGAAGGCGAAGCTCCTCCGGGAAAAGGACTTCAGCCGCGAGATCCCCATCGTCCTCCTCTCCTCCAAGAGTGAGGAGGAGCTCCGGCGCCTCGTGACGGAGTCGGGGGGAGATGCCTATGTCCACAAGCCCTTCACCCCCTGGCAGCTGGTGACGACCGTGCGGAAGGTCCTGGAGTCCCGGCGGCGCTGA
- the cheB gene encoding chemotaxis-specific protein-glutamate methyltransferase CheB, which produces MIRVLIADDSSLVRAILKDILAGGDITVAAEAANGREAVELTALLRPDLVVMDIVMPVMDGLTAIGEIMTCCPTPILVLSGTLADRDVDLAFAAIKAGALDVMEKPAENLIGSGVSFAEKLRTTVRMLARVKVIRHHQRRRKEPAPPPSSPTGGRPSILAIGASTGGPKAVMSIVKSLPPDFPAAVCIVQHIASGFARGFTQWLDRESSLTVRLAREGDHLTPGEALVAPDDRHMTVVGGTVHLLDTPPVNCCRPSIDPLFCSLAEAHAEEVVGVLLTGMGRDGARGLKQIRERGGMTIVQDEASSVIFGMPRAAIALDAAGRVAALDAIPPLIAELFSQQGG; this is translated from the coding sequence ATGATCCGGGTTCTGATCGCAGACGATTCGTCCCTGGTCCGGGCGATCCTCAAGGACATCCTCGCCGGCGGCGACATCACCGTGGCGGCCGAGGCGGCCAACGGCCGGGAGGCGGTGGAGCTGACGGCGCTTCTCCGCCCCGATCTGGTGGTGATGGACATCGTCATGCCGGTCATGGACGGCCTGACCGCCATCGGCGAGATCATGACCTGCTGTCCCACGCCGATCCTCGTCCTCTCCGGCACCCTCGCGGACCGGGATGTGGACTTGGCCTTTGCCGCCATCAAGGCGGGGGCCCTCGACGTGATGGAGAAGCCGGCCGAAAACCTTATCGGGAGCGGGGTCTCCTTTGCCGAAAAGCTCCGGACCACGGTTCGCATGCTCGCGCGGGTGAAGGTGATCCGCCATCACCAGCGCCGTCGAAAGGAGCCCGCCCCCCCCCCGTCATCCCCCACCGGCGGGCGGCCGAGCATCCTCGCCATCGGCGCCTCCACCGGTGGTCCCAAAGCGGTCATGAGCATCGTTAAGAGCCTCCCACCCGACTTTCCGGCGGCGGTCTGCATCGTGCAGCACATTGCCTCAGGCTTCGCCCGGGGCTTCACCCAGTGGCTCGACCGGGAGAGCTCCCTCACGGTACGCCTGGCCCGGGAAGGGGACCACCTCACGCCGGGCGAGGCCCTCGTGGCCCCCGACGACCGCCACATGACCGTGGTCGGGGGAACGGTCCATCTTCTCGACACCCCGCCGGTGAACTGCTGCCGCCCCTCCATCGACCCCCTCTTCTGCTCCCTCGCGGAGGCCCACGCGGAGGAGGTCGTCGGGGTTCTCCTCACCGGCATGGGGCGCGACGGGGCCCGGGGACTCAAGCAGATACGGGAGCGGGGGGGGATGACCATCGTTCAGGACGAGGCGAGTTCGGTCATCTTCGGCATGCCGCGGGCGGCCATCGCTCTGGACGCGGCAGGGCGGGTGGCGGCGCTCGACGCCATCCCCCCTCTCATCGCTGAATTATTCTCGCAACAGGGAGGTTAA
- a CDS encoding hybrid sensor histidine kinase/response regulator: protein MTDKSRYLDIFLREAGEHVSGLQKGLLELERDPDDRTRIRELMRNAHTVKGSARLLGYDGIGAVSSRLEDLLDEIAAGKRRADPPTVDLLLAGTDALARLLDAVGRGEDSAFDIAGFLAAFDRGEIPVGGVTKSAGADDGAFGDTVRAGVKTLDRLLNRLGELLIGRRRIEERLSSLGEIAEGLDAAAAAALRQFHRGLEEEFRGISALAQELHGDALALRMLPLSTITDGFDRMVRDLAREQGKEVEFRVTGGSVELDRALLEELRPVLLHLLRNAVDHGIEPQDDRILSGKPLRGTIAVAARHEGNSVLIEVRDDGRGIDPIIVREAAVRKGIVSKEEAELLSDDEARYLVMAPGFSTRDFITDVSGRGVGMDVVRQNVDRVKGEFVLRSAPGSFTEIALKLPLTLAVLDAMLVQSDGETYALPLAFVAESFKVAAGEIATAGGREVVTLRGTTIPLVPLAALLAPGERPSIPPSGRIEAIVVRYREQFLACSVDRVIGSTEVVVKGVGDQLKGASSLSGATILGDGTPAPILSVPWLFSRAEKGVRTGYRQAAAELQAARTRGTILVVDDSLTTRAMEQGILVSRGYAAEVAISGEDALEKIRRQQFDLVVTDIQMPGIDGFELTRRLRAIPDYREVPVIVVTSLSRDDDKREAMEAGAQAYIVKGNFEQGTLLDAVEALIG from the coding sequence ATGACCGACAAGTCCCGCTACCTCGATATCTTTCTGCGTGAGGCCGGCGAGCACGTCTCGGGCCTCCAGAAGGGGCTCCTGGAGCTGGAGCGCGACCCCGACGACCGCACGCGCATCCGGGAGCTGATGCGCAACGCCCACACGGTCAAGGGGTCGGCGCGCCTGCTGGGCTACGACGGGATCGGCGCCGTCAGCAGCCGCCTGGAGGACCTGCTGGATGAGATCGCCGCGGGGAAGCGCCGCGCCGACCCACCCACGGTGGACCTCCTGCTGGCGGGGACCGACGCCCTTGCCCGCCTCCTGGACGCCGTCGGCCGGGGGGAGGATTCCGCCTTCGATATCGCCGGTTTCCTCGCCGCCTTCGACCGGGGCGAGATCCCCGTCGGCGGCGTGACGAAGTCGGCCGGCGCCGACGATGGCGCTTTCGGCGACACGGTCCGAGCCGGGGTCAAGACCCTCGACCGGCTCCTGAACCGCCTGGGGGAGCTCCTCATTGGCCGGCGGCGGATCGAGGAGCGGCTCTCCTCGCTCGGGGAGATCGCCGAGGGGCTCGACGCAGCCGCGGCCGCGGCGCTGCGGCAGTTCCACCGCGGCCTCGAGGAAGAGTTCCGGGGGATATCGGCCCTGGCTCAGGAACTCCACGGCGACGCCCTGGCGCTCCGGATGCTCCCCCTCTCCACCATCACCGACGGCTTCGACCGGATGGTGCGGGACCTGGCGCGGGAACAGGGGAAAGAGGTCGAATTCCGGGTCACCGGCGGTTCCGTGGAACTGGATCGGGCGCTCCTCGAAGAGCTCCGCCCCGTCCTCCTCCACCTGCTGCGCAACGCCGTCGACCACGGCATCGAGCCTCAGGATGACCGCATCCTCTCCGGCAAGCCGCTGCGGGGGACCATCGCCGTTGCGGCCCGCCACGAGGGGAACAGCGTCCTGATCGAGGTGCGGGACGACGGTCGCGGGATCGATCCGATCATCGTGCGGGAGGCGGCGGTTCGCAAGGGGATCGTCTCCAAGGAGGAGGCGGAGCTCCTCTCCGACGATGAGGCACGGTACCTCGTCATGGCCCCCGGCTTCTCCACCCGCGACTTCATCACCGACGTCTCCGGGCGCGGGGTCGGGATGGACGTGGTCCGGCAGAACGTGGACCGGGTCAAGGGGGAGTTCGTCCTCAGAAGCGCCCCTGGCAGCTTTACCGAGATCGCCCTCAAGCTCCCCCTCACCCTCGCGGTTCTCGACGCGATGCTCGTGCAGAGCGACGGCGAGACCTACGCGCTCCCCCTCGCCTTCGTCGCCGAATCGTTCAAGGTGGCCGCCGGCGAGATCGCCACCGCCGGCGGGCGCGAGGTGGTCACCCTGAGGGGGACCACCATCCCCCTGGTCCCCCTCGCCGCGCTCCTGGCTCCGGGAGAGCGGCCGTCCATCCCCCCCTCGGGGCGGATCGAGGCGATCGTGGTGCGGTACCGGGAGCAGTTTCTCGCCTGCTCCGTGGACCGGGTCATCGGCAGCACCGAGGTGGTCGTGAAGGGGGTGGGGGACCAGCTCAAGGGGGCTTCCTCCCTCTCCGGCGCCACCATCCTCGGCGACGGAACCCCGGCGCCGATCCTGAGCGTGCCGTGGCTCTTCTCCCGGGCGGAAAAAGGGGTCCGGACCGGCTACCGCCAGGCGGCGGCCGAGCTCCAAGCCGCCCGGACGCGGGGAACAATACTGGTGGTGGACGATTCCCTCACCACCCGCGCCATGGAGCAGGGGATCCTTGTCTCCCGGGGATACGCGGCGGAGGTGGCGATCTCGGGCGAGGACGCCCTCGAAAAGATCCGCCGGCAGCAGTTCGATCTCGTGGTGACCGACATCCAGATGCCGGGGATCGACGGTTTCGAGTTGACGCGCCGCCTGCGGGCGATCCCCGACTACCGCGAGGTGCCGGTCATCGTCGTCACCTCCCTCTCCCGGGACGACGACAAGCGGGAGGCGATGGAGGCGGGGGCCCAGGCGTACATCGTCAAGGGAAATTTTGAACAAGGAACGCTCCTCGACGCCGTCGAGGCGCTGATTGGATGA
- a CDS encoding methyl-accepting chemotaxis protein has translation MFKKLSVKITAILILVMVVIMTAFTVYFVRSRGAAREEELLARGRIEALTGAKMAEQILAEAIRSGALTEGDVFDEKYVPIPGTDPPKYHTRYDRYLDTELQKILDEYLRDDQVVFAVLVDRNDYIPTHNSRYSQPLTGDRDKDRLNNRTKRIFNDEVGMAASKNRQELLKQVYTRDTGEVMWDISVPVFVNGKHWGAFRLGYSMTKTHQHVAAVRNEIIIGMAVLLLITSLTIFLVLGHYLSPLQKLTDTARRIAGGNLDEEIPVESDDEIGTLAEAFNTMTTGIVKNLKGEIEKSSRLLSSIKEAIVHLSTSANEMMAISAQQSSGAAQQATAVQEVTTTSEEIAITAKQITDNARSVESMAEETIRSCTAGSLEVTNATDGMRRVREQVQGIAESMLKLGENSQKIGGIVGIIDEISDQTNLLALNAAIEAAGAGEAGKRFAIVAQEVKRLAERTVEATRQINGLIEEIQKATNTTIIVTEEGTKAVDAAGALVDKVQISFGDILRMVEETGRAAKEITFSTQQQTSACEQMAETMAEVRDVAQQVAASAEETEKAVAEIIELTERLKDLSEEEGK, from the coding sequence ATGTTCAAAAAGCTATCCGTGAAGATCACCGCCATCCTGATCCTCGTCATGGTCGTCATCATGACCGCCTTCACCGTCTACTTCGTCCGCTCCCGCGGCGCGGCCCGGGAGGAGGAGCTCCTGGCCCGCGGCAGGATCGAGGCGCTCACCGGCGCCAAGATGGCGGAGCAGATCCTGGCCGAAGCCATCCGCAGCGGCGCCCTCACGGAGGGGGACGTCTTCGACGAGAAGTACGTCCCGATCCCCGGCACCGATCCCCCCAAATACCACACCCGCTATGACCGCTACCTCGACACGGAGCTCCAGAAGATCCTCGACGAGTACCTGCGGGACGACCAGGTGGTCTTCGCGGTCCTGGTGGACCGAAACGACTACATTCCGACCCACAACAGCCGCTACTCCCAGCCCCTCACCGGCGACCGCGACAAGGACCGGCTCAACAACCGGACAAAGCGGATCTTCAACGACGAGGTGGGGATGGCGGCGTCAAAGAACCGCCAGGAGCTCCTGAAGCAGGTCTATACCCGTGACACCGGCGAGGTGATGTGGGACATCTCGGTGCCGGTCTTCGTGAACGGGAAGCACTGGGGGGCCTTCCGGCTCGGCTACTCCATGACCAAGACCCACCAGCACGTCGCCGCCGTCCGCAACGAGATCATCATCGGCATGGCGGTGCTCCTCCTCATCACCAGCCTCACCATCTTCCTGGTCCTGGGGCATTACCTCAGCCCCCTGCAGAAGCTCACCGACACGGCGCGGCGGATCGCCGGCGGCAACCTCGACGAAGAGATCCCGGTGGAGAGCGACGACGAGATCGGCACCCTGGCCGAGGCCTTCAACACCATGACCACCGGCATCGTGAAGAACCTCAAGGGGGAGATCGAGAAGAGCAGCAGGCTCCTTTCCTCCATCAAGGAGGCGATCGTCCACCTCTCCACCTCGGCCAACGAGATGATGGCCATCAGCGCCCAGCAGTCGTCGGGGGCCGCCCAGCAGGCCACCGCCGTCCAGGAGGTGACCACCACCTCCGAGGAGATCGCCATCACCGCCAAGCAGATCACCGACAACGCCCGGTCGGTGGAGTCCATGGCGGAGGAGACCATCCGCAGCTGCACCGCCGGCAGCCTCGAGGTGACCAACGCCACCGACGGGATGCGCCGGGTGCGGGAGCAGGTCCAGGGGATCGCCGAGAGCATGCTCAAGCTCGGCGAGAACAGCCAGAAGATCGGCGGCATCGTCGGGATCATCGACGAGATCAGCGACCAGACCAACCTCCTCGCCCTCAATGCCGCCATCGAGGCGGCCGGCGCCGGCGAGGCGGGAAAGCGCTTCGCCATCGTCGCCCAGGAGGTGAAGCGCCTCGCCGAACGGACCGTAGAGGCGACCCGCCAGATCAACGGCCTCATCGAAGAGATCCAGAAGGCAACCAACACCACCATCATCGTCACCGAGGAGGGGACCAAGGCGGTGGATGCCGCCGGCGCCCTCGTCGACAAGGTGCAGATCTCCTTCGGCGACATCCTCCGGATGGTGGAGGAGACCGGCCGGGCCGCCAAGGAGATCACCTTCTCGACCCAGCAGCAGACCTCGGCCTGCGAGCAGATGGCCGAGACCATGGCCGAGGTCCGGGACGTGGCCCAGCAGGTGGCAGCCAGTGCCGAGGAGACCGAGAAGGCGGTGGCGGAGATCATTGAGCTTACCGAGCGCCTCAAGGATCTGAGCGAAGAAGAAGGTAAATGA
- a CDS encoding chemotaxis protein CheW, whose amino-acid sequence MDEKREAGYDILSILSGMKEEYWRGVSEVQEEGGETLECVTLLLGGEFYAFETVHAAEVLRIPKLIRVPGVPEIITGIFNLRGEITAAVDIRPLLGVSRPDIGDGGRIVVVRGEKFLTGILTEGIVGIAPLPLDDFEAAGATRSEYVRGEIRDGDRLVLLLDLPKLLASPAITATGY is encoded by the coding sequence ATGGACGAGAAACGGGAGGCCGGATACGATATCCTTTCCATCCTGAGCGGGATGAAGGAGGAGTACTGGCGCGGGGTTTCCGAGGTGCAGGAGGAGGGGGGGGAGACGCTGGAGTGTGTGACGCTCCTCCTCGGCGGGGAGTTCTACGCCTTCGAGACGGTCCACGCCGCCGAGGTGCTCCGGATTCCGAAGCTGATCCGGGTGCCGGGGGTGCCGGAGATCATCACCGGCATCTTCAACCTCCGGGGCGAGATCACGGCGGCGGTGGACATCCGCCCCCTGCTCGGAGTCAGCCGTCCCGACATCGGCGACGGGGGGAGGATCGTCGTCGTCAGGGGGGAGAAGTTCCTGACCGGAATCCTCACCGAGGGGATCGTCGGGATCGCCCCTTTGCCGCTGGACGACTTCGAAGCCGCCGGCGCCACCCGCAGCGAGTACGTGCGCGGCGAGATCCGCGACGGCGACCGGCTGGTCCTCCTCCTCGACCTGCCGAAACTTCTGGCGTCCCCCGCCATCACCGCCACCGGCTACTGA
- a CDS encoding CheR family methyltransferase, giving the protein MHASETLIISNDGRLSELLARTLAAEKCATATVRTMAEGVDAIRLRPPDLLILDLPDATATAEPFIARLQRGRESRAVPVIVVTKGAVAENELLSAFDVLPRPPDPEKLREDLAILRRRRVPYTTAPRPLDGEAHQLFADFLEAETGLHFDQRNLKLLERGLRSRMAALKLGSFTEYFDYLLRYAGARGELSRLLTFLTVGETSFFRYPYHFDALRRFIIPEIAQRRGEGRKRLRIWSAGCSTGEEPYSLAITVIDTLPDWREWDIAIVATDLNGASVRRAQEGIYGDRTLRGAAPECRQRHFTKSGTGWQVGEEARRLVEFGILNLQGGRFPSSGDEEPGFDVIFCRNVMIYFDLATMERLVAKFAEALAPGGYLFLGHSESLLQLSSRFERLSHGSGFYYRRREGHGTVVPREMAPAPVTPGPFAVTRERGARPALRPPLPSPLRPAEEAGTPAPLRPPRATPAEEPPRDLFREARILFDAEEYGGAAALLGELLLREPHHTGALLMRGTIRANGGRFGEALADCDAALAVDDLLAEAYLVRGLIREAAGEVEEAADDYRRALLLDMDAVMPHYALGRLLERLGRPQDGRRELRNALRTLERLPAGEMVPFSGGMPRETLMELLRGELA; this is encoded by the coding sequence ATGCACGCGTCCGAAACCCTCATCATCTCCAACGATGGACGACTGAGCGAGTTGCTCGCCCGGACCCTTGCGGCCGAAAAATGCGCCACGGCCACCGTCCGGACCATGGCCGAAGGGGTGGACGCCATCAGGCTCCGCCCCCCCGACCTTCTCATCCTCGACCTCCCCGACGCCACGGCCACGGCGGAGCCGTTCATCGCCCGGCTCCAGCGGGGGAGGGAGAGCCGTGCCGTGCCGGTGATCGTCGTGACCAAGGGAGCCGTGGCGGAAAATGAGCTTCTCTCCGCCTTCGATGTCCTTCCCCGCCCGCCGGATCCCGAGAAACTGCGGGAGGATCTGGCCATCCTGCGACGGCGGCGGGTGCCGTACACCACGGCGCCACGGCCGCTCGACGGGGAAGCGCACCAGCTCTTCGCCGATTTCCTCGAAGCCGAAACCGGCCTGCATTTCGACCAGCGGAACCTGAAACTCCTGGAGCGGGGGCTCCGCAGCCGGATGGCGGCGCTGAAGCTCGGCTCCTTCACCGAATATTTCGACTACCTGCTCCGCTATGCCGGGGCGCGCGGCGAGCTCTCCCGGCTCCTCACCTTCCTGACCGTCGGTGAGACCTCCTTCTTCCGCTACCCCTACCACTTCGACGCCCTGCGCCGGTTCATCATCCCGGAGATCGCGCAACGCCGGGGGGAGGGGCGGAAACGGCTCCGCATCTGGTCGGCAGGGTGCTCCACCGGTGAAGAGCCCTACTCCCTGGCGATCACCGTCATCGACACCCTCCCCGACTGGCGGGAGTGGGACATCGCCATCGTCGCCACCGACCTGAACGGCGCCTCCGTCCGGCGGGCCCAGGAGGGTATTTACGGCGATCGGACCCTCCGGGGAGCGGCGCCGGAGTGCCGGCAGCGGCACTTCACGAAGAGCGGCACCGGGTGGCAGGTCGGCGAGGAGGCGCGGCGGCTCGTGGAATTCGGCATCCTGAACCTCCAAGGGGGGCGGTTCCCCTCGTCGGGGGACGAGGAGCCGGGATTCGACGTGATCTTCTGCCGCAACGTCATGATCTACTTCGACCTCGCCACCATGGAGCGGCTCGTGGCAAAGTTCGCCGAGGCCCTCGCTCCCGGCGGCTACCTCTTTCTCGGCCACTCGGAGTCGCTGCTCCAGCTCTCCTCCCGCTTCGAGCGCCTCTCCCACGGCAGCGGCTTCTATTACCGCCGCCGGGAGGGGCATGGGACGGTGGTCCCCCGGGAGATGGCGCCGGCTCCGGTCACGCCGGGCCCCTTCGCCGTCACCCGGGAACGTGGAGCGCGCCCCGCTCTCCGCCCCCCGCTCCCTTCCCCGTTGCGCCCGGCGGAGGAAGCCGGGACGCCGGCACCGCTTCGCCCCCCCCGCGCCACCCCTGCGGAAGAGCCTCCGCGGGACCTCTTCCGGGAGGCGCGGATCCTCTTTGATGCCGAGGAGTACGGCGGGGCCGCGGCGCTCCTCGGCGAGCTCCTCCTGCGGGAGCCGCACCACACCGGCGCCCTCCTCATGCGGGGGACGATCCGGGCCAACGGCGGCCGTTTCGGCGAGGCCCTCGCCGACTGCGACGCCGCCCTGGCTGTCGACGATCTCCTCGCCGAGGCGTACCTGGTGCGGGGGCTCATCCGGGAGGCGGCCGGGGAGGTGGAGGAGGCGGCAGACGATTACCGTCGGGCGCTTCTCCTCGACATGGACGCCGTCATGCCCCACTATGCGCTGGGGAGGCTCCTCGAACGACTCGGGAGGCCGCAGGACGGACGGCGGGAGCTGCGCAACGCCCTGCGGACGCTGGAACGGCTGCCGGCAGGAGAGATGGTCCCCTTCTCGGGGGGAATGCCGCGGGAAACGCTCATGGAGCTTCTCCGCGGCGAACTGGCATAA
- a CDS encoding glutamine--tRNA ligase/YqeY domain fusion protein translates to MSTETPQATNFLRNIIQDDLQNGRHETIVTRFPPEPNGYLHIGHAKSICLNFGLAKEFGGRCHLRFDDTNPAKEDTEYIESIKESVHWLGFDWGSHLYYASNYFEQLYQWAEQLILQGKAYVDDLTAEEIRAHRGTLTEPGKESPYRGRTVEENLDLFRRMRAGEFPDGAKVLRAKIDMASPNMNLRDPVMYRIIHAPHPHVGDAWRIYPMYDYAHGQSDAIEGITHSVCTLEFEDHKPLYEWFLANLPVPARPRQYEFARLNLSYTVMSKRKLLQLVQDGDVSGWDDPRMPTIMGLRRRGYTPESLRSFCDRIGVGRSDSWIDMSILEESVREDLNQRAPRAMAVLHPVKLVIENYPEGEGEQFSLANHPQRPELGSRTVPFCRELFIEQDDFMENPVKGFHRLAPGKEVRLRGAYIVTCTGFVKDETGAVTEIRCSYDPETRSGLPGAERKVKGVIHWVSARHAVAAEVRLYDRLFSVPNPAGDDWKALINPASVEILRDCRLEPSLARAGAEERFQFERQGYFCVDLRETRPGTPVFNRTVTLRDSWVKADKGA, encoded by the coding sequence ATGTCAACCGAAACACCCCAAGCCACCAACTTCCTCCGGAACATCATCCAGGATGACCTGCAGAACGGCAGACACGAGACCATCGTCACCCGTTTCCCGCCGGAGCCCAACGGCTACCTCCACATCGGCCACGCCAAGTCGATCTGCCTGAACTTCGGGCTGGCAAAGGAGTTCGGCGGCCGCTGCCACCTCCGCTTTGACGACACGAACCCGGCGAAGGAGGATACGGAGTACATCGAGTCGATCAAGGAGAGCGTCCACTGGCTCGGCTTCGACTGGGGAAGCCATCTCTACTACGCCTCCAACTACTTCGAGCAGCTCTATCAATGGGCCGAGCAGCTGATCCTCCAGGGGAAGGCCTATGTGGACGATCTCACCGCCGAGGAGATCCGCGCCCACCGGGGGACCCTGACCGAGCCGGGGAAGGAGAGCCCCTACCGCGGCCGCACCGTGGAGGAAAACCTCGACCTCTTCCGCCGGATGCGGGCCGGCGAATTCCCCGACGGCGCCAAGGTGCTCCGAGCGAAGATCGACATGGCCTCCCCCAACATGAACCTGCGCGACCCGGTCATGTACCGGATCATCCACGCGCCGCACCCCCACGTGGGGGACGCCTGGCGCATCTACCCGATGTACGACTACGCCCACGGCCAGTCCGACGCCATCGAGGGGATCACCCACTCCGTCTGCACCCTGGAGTTCGAGGACCACAAGCCGCTCTACGAGTGGTTCCTCGCCAACCTCCCCGTCCCCGCCCGGCCGCGGCAGTACGAGTTCGCCCGGCTCAACCTCTCCTACACGGTGATGAGCAAGCGCAAGCTCCTTCAGCTCGTCCAGGACGGCGACGTCTCCGGCTGGGACGACCCCCGGATGCCGACCATCATGGGACTGCGCCGGCGCGGCTACACGCCTGAGTCGCTCCGCTCCTTCTGCGACCGGATCGGCGTGGGCCGGAGCGACAGCTGGATCGACATGAGCATCCTGGAGGAGAGCGTCCGCGAGGACCTGAACCAGCGGGCGCCCCGGGCCATGGCGGTGCTGCACCCCGTAAAGCTCGTCATCGAGAACTACCCGGAGGGGGAGGGGGAGCAGTTCTCCCTCGCCAACCATCCCCAACGCCCCGAGCTCGGCAGCCGCACGGTCCCCTTCTGCCGCGAACTCTTCATCGAGCAGGACGACTTCATGGAAAACCCGGTCAAGGGATTCCACCGTCTGGCGCCCGGAAAGGAAGTCCGGCTGCGGGGGGCATACATCGTCACCTGCACCGGTTTTGTCAAGGATGAGACCGGAGCGGTGACGGAGATCCGCTGCAGCTACGACCCCGAGACCCGCAGCGGCCTGCCGGGGGCCGAACGGAAGGTGAAGGGGGTGATCCACTGGGTCTCCGCCCGGCACGCCGTCGCCGCCGAGGTCCGGCTCTACGACCGGCTCTTCTCGGTGCCGAACCCGGCGGGGGACGACTGGAAGGCGCTCATCAACCCCGCCTCCGTCGAGATCCTGCGCGACTGCCGGCTGGAACCGTCCCTCGCCCGGGCCGGCGCCGAAGAGCGCTTCCAGTTCGAGCGCCAGGGGTATTTCTGCGTCGACCTGCGGGAGACGCGTCCCGGCACGCCGGTCTTCAACCGGACCGTGACCCTGCGGGACTCCTGGGTCAAGGCGGACAAGGGGGCGTAA
- the ispF gene encoding 2-C-methyl-D-erythritol 2,4-cyclodiphosphate synthase, giving the protein MRIGHGYDVHCLVEGRKLILGGVDIPWEKGLLGHSDADVLLHAISDAILGALALGDIGKHFPDTDPQYKGADSRKLLRHVMELAGRQGYRLGNLDATIVAQRPKLAPSIPEMRTNIAADLGAELDRVNVKATTTEQLGFAGRGEGIAAYAVVLMERA; this is encoded by the coding sequence ATGCGCATCGGCCACGGCTACGACGTCCACTGCCTCGTGGAGGGACGGAAACTGATCCTCGGCGGGGTCGACATCCCGTGGGAGAAGGGGCTCCTCGGCCACTCCGACGCCGACGTCCTCCTCCACGCCATCTCCGACGCCATCCTCGGCGCCCTGGCCCTCGGCGACATCGGCAAGCATTTTCCCGACACCGACCCGCAGTACAAGGGGGCCGACAGCCGCAAGCTCCTGCGTCACGTGATGGAGCTCGCCGGCCGTCAGGGGTACCGCCTCGGCAACCTGGACGCCACCATCGTCGCCCAGCGCCCGAAGCTCGCCCCTTCCATCCCGGAGATGCGCACCAACATCGCCGCCGACCTCGGGGCGGAGCTCGACCGGGTCAACGTCAAGGCAACCACCACCGAGCAGCTCGGCTTCGCCGGCCGCGGCGAGGGGATCGCCGCCTACGCCGTGGTGCTCATGGAGCGGGCATAG
- the ispD gene encoding 2-C-methyl-D-erythritol 4-phosphate cytidylyltransferase, translating into MGVFALIPAAGMGKRMGASINKQYLLLDGMPILAHTLSVFEKAPFVDGIFVVIPEDEIAFCREQVVEHYGFTKVRRIVAGGKERQQSVLNGLRAMEGTPDDDVVLIHDGVRPFVTADILSRAAAMAAESDGALVAVPAKDTVKMVSDGVITATPPRETLWLAQTPQAFRYGVIRAAHEVADAERFLGTDDAMLVERLGRQVRVVLGDYRNIKITTPEDMILAGAFLKETR; encoded by the coding sequence ATGGGAGTTTTTGCCCTCATCCCGGCGGCCGGTATGGGAAAGCGGATGGGCGCCTCCATCAACAAGCAGTATCTCCTGCTGGACGGCATGCCGATCCTCGCCCACACCCTGTCGGTCTTCGAGAAAGCCCCCTTTGTGGACGGCATCTTCGTCGTCATCCCCGAGGACGAGATCGCCTTCTGCCGCGAACAGGTGGTGGAGCACTACGGCTTCACCAAGGTGCGGCGGATCGTGGCCGGGGGGAAGGAGCGCCAGCAGTCGGTCCTGAACGGCCTGCGGGCCATGGAGGGGACGCCGGACGACGACGTGGTGCTGATCCACGACGGGGTCCGCCCCTTCGTCACCGCCGACATCCTCTCTCGGGCCGCCGCCATGGCCGCCGAGAGCGACGGGGCCCTGGTGGCGGTGCCGGCCAAGGACACCGTCAAGATGGTCTCTGATGGCGTTATCACCGCCACCCCTCCCCGGGAGACCCTCTGGCTCGCCCAGACCCCCCAGGCGTTCCGCTACGGGGTCATCCGCGCCGCCCACGAAGTGGCCGACGCCGAGCGGTTTCTCGGCACCGACGACGCCATGCTCGTGGAACGCCTCGGCCGGCAGGTGCGGGTCGTGCTGGGGGATTACCGCAACATCAAGATCACGACCCCGGAGGATATGATCCTCGCCGGGGCGTTCCTCAAGGAGACCAGATAA